A single Pedobacter sp. PACM 27299 DNA region contains:
- a CDS encoding 2'-5' RNA ligase family protein, whose protein sequence is MKQRYLIAILPPSALTEAIDQIRRACSQKFKVYKALRPPVHITLQFIRSLEESYEEQLINSLSGARNFKPFVQQLDNFSGFQNAKAVYIAGIKNKELDNLYKQIKVYTEAFSKDSFGSLIPHLTIAYRDVSSVLYQEILAYYKNESFHAEFVVNHFSLLKHDGSRWNILKHYESQPRPGQLEMLI, encoded by the coding sequence ATGAAACAGCGTTATTTAATTGCCATTCTTCCACCATCGGCGCTGACTGAGGCAATCGATCAAATCAGAAGAGCGTGTTCTCAGAAGTTCAAAGTCTATAAAGCGTTAAGACCTCCAGTCCACATTACCCTCCAATTTATCAGAAGCCTGGAAGAAAGCTATGAAGAGCAATTAATCAATAGCCTTTCCGGAGCTAGAAATTTCAAACCATTCGTCCAGCAATTAGATAATTTTTCTGGTTTTCAAAATGCGAAGGCCGTTTATATAGCAGGAATAAAAAACAAAGAGCTTGATAATTTATACAAACAAATAAAAGTGTATACAGAAGCATTTAGTAAGGATTCATTTGGAAGCTTAATCCCACACCTGACTATTGCTTACAGAGATGTCAGTTCTGTTCTTTACCAAGAGATATTAGCCTATTATAAAAATGAAAGCTTTCATGCGGAATTTGTAGTCAATCATTTCAGTTTGTTAAAGCACGACGGCAGTCGCTGGAATATCTTAAAACATTATGAAAGCCAACCAAGACCAGGGCAATTAGAAATGCTTATATAA
- the rpmJ gene encoding 50S ribosomal protein L36 produces the protein MKVRSSIKKRSADCKIIRRKGKLFVINKKNPKYKQRQG, from the coding sequence ATGAAAGTTAGGTCATCAATTAAAAAACGTAGCGCTGATTGCAAGATTATTCGTCGTAAAGGTAAACTTTTCGTGATTAACAAGAAAAATCCAAAATATAAGCAACGTCAAGGTTAA
- the infA gene encoding translation initiation factor IF-1 → MAKQASIEQDGVIREALSNAMFRVELENGHEIIAHISGKMRMHYIKILPGDKVKLEMSPYDLSKGRITYRYK, encoded by the coding sequence ATGGCTAAACAAGCCTCAATTGAACAAGACGGTGTAATAAGAGAAGCACTATCCAATGCCATGTTCCGAGTGGAACTAGAGAATGGTCATGAGATAATAGCTCATATTTCGGGTAAAATGAGGATGCACTACATCAAAATTTTACCTGGAGACAAAGTCAAATTAGAGATGTCGCCTTACGATTTATCAAAAGGCAGGATTACTTATAGATATAAATAA
- the map gene encoding type I methionyl aminopeptidase, translating into MSKIYYKSPEEIELIRESSLLVSKTLAEVAKVIGPGITTKKLNDLAETFIKDHGAIPAFLNYNGFPYSLCISPNEQVVHGFPGEYVIQEGDLISVDCGVILNRYFGDSAYTFSIGEIDPEKQKLVEVTKECLRLAIEKAVVGSRIGDVGYAVQAHAEANGFGVVKELVGHGVGVQLHEKPEVPNYGKRGIGIKLEEGMVIAIEPMINAGTAGVKFWSDGWTVTSKDNRPSAHFEHTVAVKKGKADVLSTFSVIEEVLNKKK; encoded by the coding sequence TTTAGCTGAAGTAGCTAAGGTGATTGGTCCGGGCATTACTACAAAAAAATTGAATGACCTGGCTGAAACGTTTATTAAAGATCATGGAGCAATTCCTGCTTTTTTAAACTATAACGGCTTCCCGTATTCACTATGTATTTCGCCAAATGAGCAGGTTGTTCATGGCTTTCCTGGTGAATATGTGATACAGGAGGGAGACTTGATCTCTGTCGACTGTGGGGTCATTCTAAATAGATACTTTGGTGATTCAGCTTATACTTTCTCCATTGGGGAAATAGACCCAGAAAAACAGAAGTTAGTAGAGGTGACTAAAGAATGTTTAAGACTTGCCATAGAGAAGGCTGTCGTAGGATCAAGGATCGGAGATGTAGGCTATGCTGTACAGGCGCATGCGGAGGCGAATGGATTTGGTGTAGTGAAGGAATTAGTAGGTCACGGAGTCGGAGTTCAATTGCATGAAAAACCTGAGGTACCAAATTATGGTAAACGCGGGATTGGAATTAAATTGGAAGAAGGAATGGTGATCGCTATAGAGCCTATGATCAATGCAGGTACAGCAGGAGTTAAGTTCTGGTCAGACGGCTGGACAGTAACCAGTAAGGACAATAGGCCATCCGCTCATTTTGAGCATACGGTGGCAGTTAAAAAGGGTAAAGCAGACGTTTTATCGACTTTTTCAGTTATTGAAGAAGTTTTAAATAAAAAAAAGTAA
- the rpsD gene encoding 30S ribosomal protein S4, translated as MARYTGPKSKIARKFREPIFGPDKVLDRKNYPPGQHGASKRRGKQSEYAVQLMEKQKVKYTYGVLERQFRNLFTKASSREGITGDNLLQLLEARLDNTVYRLGIATTRSAARQLVSHKHVTVNGEVVNIPSYQLKAGDVVAVREKSKTLEAITNSVAGRVINKFNWLDWNASELSGKFLTYPNRDEIPENIKENLIIELYSK; from the coding sequence ATGGCAAGATATACAGGACCAAAGTCCAAAATCGCCCGTAAATTCAGAGAGCCAATTTTCGGCCCTGATAAGGTATTAGATAGAAAAAATTATCCTCCTGGACAGCACGGTGCTTCCAAAAGAAGAGGAAAACAATCCGAGTACGCAGTACAGTTAATGGAAAAACAGAAAGTTAAATATACTTATGGTGTATTAGAACGTCAGTTCCGTAACTTATTCACCAAAGCATCTTCTCGTGAAGGTATCACAGGTGATAACTTATTGCAATTATTAGAAGCTCGTTTAGATAACACAGTATACAGATTAGGTATTGCTACAACACGTTCAGCTGCCCGTCAGTTAGTTAGCCATAAACACGTAACAGTTAACGGTGAAGTAGTAAATATTCCTTCATATCAATTAAAAGCTGGTGATGTTGTTGCAGTTCGCGAAAAGTCTAAGACTTTAGAAGCGATTACTAATTCAGTAGCAGGCAGAGTAATCAATAAATTCAATTGGTTAGACTGGAATGCAAGTGAATTGTCAGGTAAGTTCTTAACTTATCCTAACCGTGATGAGATCCCAGAAAATATCAAAGAGAACCTTATAATAGAGTTATACTCTAAGTAA
- the rplQ gene encoding 50S ribosomal protein L17: MRHGKKNNHLGRTDSHRKAMLANMASSLIKHKRIQTTLAKAKALRMYVEPLLTKSKTDTTHSRRIVFSYLQDKEIVTELFRDVAAKIANRPGGYTRIIKLNNRLGDNAEMALIELVDYNEVYGKEVESAEKKTTRRGRTKAKKADDTTVAAAPVTEEAPVETKTEDKGE; the protein is encoded by the coding sequence ATGAGACACGGTAAAAAAAATAACCACTTAGGAAGAACAGATTCACATCGTAAAGCGATGTTGGCTAACATGGCTTCATCGTTAATTAAGCACAAAAGAATTCAAACTACTTTAGCTAAAGCAAAAGCTTTGCGTATGTATGTTGAGCCTCTTTTGACTAAATCTAAAACTGATACTACGCACTCACGTCGTATTGTTTTCAGTTATTTACAAGATAAAGAAATCGTTACTGAATTGTTCCGTGATGTTGCAGCTAAAATTGCAAACCGTCCAGGTGGTTACACAAGGATCATTAAATTAAACAATCGTCTAGGTGATAACGCTGAGATGGCTTTAATCGAATTGGTTGATTACAATGAAGTTTACGGTAAAGAAGTGGAATCTGCTGAGAAGAAAACTACACGTCGTGGTAGAACTAAAGCTAAGAAAGCTGATGATACTACAGTTGCAGCTGCTCCAGTTACTGAAGAAGCTCCAGTTGAAACTAAAACTGAAGATAAAGGCGAATAA
- a CDS encoding DNA-directed RNA polymerase subunit alpha has translation MAILAFQKPDKVIMQKSTDFDGIFEFRPLEPGFGVTIGNALRRILLSSLEGYAITSIRFSGVSHEFSTMKGVVEDLTEIILNLKQVRFKKVGDSGDSEKVFILVNGQDQFTAGDITKFSNNFEVLNPDFVICNMEKTVTLEVELTINKGRGYVPAEENKINDAVVGVIAIDSIFTPMKNVKYSIENYRVEQKTDYEKLILDISTDGSIHPEEALKEAAKILIQHFMLFSDENLVLESQAKEETKEVDEEILHMRKILKTELVDLDLSVRALNCLKAADIRTLADLVSYDVADMLKFRNFGKKSLTEIQELVKSKSLSFGMNLSKFKLDEE, from the coding sequence ATGGCAATTTTAGCATTTCAGAAACCCGATAAGGTAATCATGCAGAAATCAACAGATTTCGATGGTATATTTGAATTTCGTCCTTTAGAGCCCGGTTTCGGTGTAACAATTGGTAACGCCCTAAGAAGAATTTTACTTTCTTCTTTAGAAGGTTATGCCATTACAAGTATTCGTTTTTCTGGCGTATCTCACGAGTTTTCTACAATGAAAGGTGTTGTAGAAGATTTGACGGAAATCATCCTTAACTTGAAACAAGTACGTTTTAAGAAAGTTGGTGATTCTGGTGATTCTGAAAAAGTTTTCATTTTAGTAAACGGGCAAGATCAGTTTACCGCTGGAGATATTACAAAATTCTCTAACAACTTCGAGGTTCTTAACCCTGATTTCGTTATTTGTAACATGGAAAAAACAGTGACTTTAGAGGTAGAATTAACTATCAATAAAGGACGCGGTTATGTTCCAGCTGAAGAAAATAAAATCAATGATGCTGTAGTTGGTGTAATCGCAATCGATTCGATTTTTACCCCAATGAAAAATGTAAAATACTCGATTGAAAATTATCGTGTTGAACAAAAGACAGATTATGAAAAATTAATATTAGATATCTCTACAGATGGATCCATCCATCCTGAAGAAGCACTAAAAGAAGCTGCGAAAATTTTAATCCAGCACTTTATGTTGTTCTCTGATGAGAATTTAGTATTAGAATCTCAAGCTAAAGAAGAAACTAAAGAAGTAGATGAGGAAATTTTACATATGCGTAAAATCCTTAAAACTGAATTGGTTGATTTAGATCTTTCTGTACGTGCATTAAACTGCCTTAAAGCAGCTGACATCCGTACTTTAGCTGACCTGGTTTCTTATGATGTTGCTGACATGTTAAAATTCAGAAACTTCGGTAAAAAATCACTAACTGAGATTCAGGAATTGGTGAAATCTAAAAGCTTATCTTTCGGTATGAACTTATCGAAATTCAAACTTGACGAAGAGTAA
- the rpsM gene encoding 30S ribosomal protein S13: MARISGIDLPRNKRGEIGLTYIFGVGRSTAQRILTEAGIDFNKKVQDWSDDELSAIRTIINDGVKVEGALRSEVQLNIKRLMDIGCYRGLRHRKGLPVRGQRTKNNSRTRKGKRKTVANKKKATK; the protein is encoded by the coding sequence ATGGCAAGGATATCAGGTATTGATTTACCAAGAAACAAAAGAGGCGAAATTGGTCTAACGTACATCTTCGGAGTAGGTAGATCAACTGCTCAACGTATTTTAACGGAAGCAGGTATCGATTTTAACAAGAAAGTACAGGATTGGTCTGACGATGAGTTATCGGCTATCCGTACCATCATCAACGACGGCGTAAAAGTAGAAGGTGCTTTACGTTCAGAAGTTCAGTTGAACATTAAACGTTTAATGGATATCGGTTGTTACCGTGGATTACGTCACAGAAAAGGTTTGCCGGTACGTGGACAACGTACTAAGAACAACTCTCGTACACGTAAAGGCAAGAGAAAAACAGTTGCTAACAAGAAAAAAGCTACTAAATAA
- a CDS encoding class I SAM-dependent methyltransferase, protein MSNQLQLQRFQEQLAESISSNTFLKVSLGNYQGNDKELKNVYVRKVKIKRADMLSFTYRNKTRDIVKNFPIPEGITMVGHFISNDFKACTLFTTDKEVILEHAKNHVISIRERILNGDGKTAPSLAHNKEKKRLIQPAGKPYLQELKITDAEGNVFKNAQDKYKQINQYVEILSSLIKELPDNSIKKVVDMGSGKGYLTFALYDYLHQVLKLDTKVTGVEFRDDLVSLCNGIAKSSGFDGLDFVPGTIQDYQVEAIDLLIALHACDTATDDAIFKGIKANASLIVVAPCCHKQIRREMEKAKVKNEVSVLTRYGIFMERQAEMVTDAMRALILEYYGYKTKVFEFISDAHTPKNVLVVGVKTGKLSGKALEVKQAEIKQKLAETKTYFGIGYHHLERLLKLDQ, encoded by the coding sequence ATGTCAAATCAACTCCAGTTACAGCGTTTTCAAGAACAACTCGCTGAAAGTATTTCTTCGAATACTTTTCTAAAAGTTTCCCTGGGTAATTATCAGGGAAATGATAAAGAATTAAAAAACGTTTATGTCCGCAAGGTGAAGATCAAAAGAGCAGATATGCTTTCTTTTACCTATCGCAACAAAACCAGAGATATTGTAAAGAACTTTCCTATTCCTGAAGGTATCACTATGGTGGGTCATTTTATCAGTAATGATTTTAAAGCCTGTACTTTGTTCACTACTGATAAGGAAGTGATTTTGGAGCATGCTAAAAATCATGTCATCTCGATACGCGAAAGGATTTTGAACGGTGATGGTAAGACCGCACCTAGTTTGGCACACAATAAGGAAAAGAAACGTTTGATTCAGCCTGCTGGAAAACCTTATTTACAGGAGCTGAAGATTACAGATGCCGAAGGTAATGTTTTCAAAAATGCACAGGATAAATACAAACAGATCAATCAATATGTAGAGATCTTAAGTTCCCTAATTAAGGAATTGCCGGACAATAGCATTAAGAAAGTAGTAGATATGGGGTCTGGAAAAGGATACTTGACTTTTGCTTTATATGATTACCTGCATCAGGTATTGAAACTGGATACAAAAGTAACCGGGGTAGAGTTTCGGGATGATCTGGTGTCGTTATGTAATGGTATTGCCAAGAGTTCGGGTTTCGATGGACTGGATTTTGTACCAGGCACGATTCAGGATTATCAGGTGGAAGCTATTGATTTATTGATCGCCCTGCATGCTTGTGATACGGCAACTGATGATGCAATTTTCAAAGGGATAAAAGCGAATGCCAGTCTAATTGTAGTGGCTCCTTGCTGCCATAAACAAATCAGACGCGAGATGGAAAAGGCTAAGGTGAAGAATGAAGTTTCCGTGCTTACTAGGTATGGTATTTTCATGGAACGTCAGGCAGAGATGGTCACTGATGCCATGCGCGCCTTAATTTTGGAATACTATGGTTATAAGACTAAAGTGTTTGAATTTATCTCAGATGCGCATACACCTAAGAATGTATTGGTGGTAGGTGTGAAGACTGGTAAGCTTTCTGGTAAGGCCCTGGAAGTAAAACAAGCTGAGATTAAACAAAAGTTGGCGGAGACAAAGACTTATTTTGGAATTGGTTACCATCATTTAGAGCGTTTGTTGAAGCTGGATCAATAG
- the rpsK gene encoding 30S ribosomal protein S11, whose translation MAKSKKVTKKRIVVIEPVGQAHINATFNNIIVTLTNNNGQTISWSSAGKMGFKGSKKNTPYAAGQAASDCGKVAFDLGLRKVEVFVKGPGSGRESAIRTLQISGIEVTSIKDITPLPHNGCRPPKKRRV comes from the coding sequence ATGGCTAAGAGTAAAAAAGTTACCAAAAAGCGTATTGTTGTAATTGAGCCTGTTGGTCAGGCGCACATCAATGCTACTTTTAACAATATCATTGTTACTTTAACAAATAACAACGGTCAAACTATTTCATGGTCTTCTGCAGGTAAAATGGGATTCAAGGGTTCTAAAAAGAACACTCCTTATGCAGCAGGTCAAGCAGCATCTGATTGCGGTAAAGTAGCATTTGACTTAGGTCTTCGTAAAGTAGAAGTTTTTGTTAAAGGTCCAGGTTCAGGTCGTGAGTCAGCAATTAGAACATTGCAGATTTCAGGTATCGAAGTAACCTCTATCAAAGATATCACTCCGCTTCCGCACAACGGATGTCGTCCTCCTAAAAAGAGAAGAGTATAA